A window of Ignavibacterium sp. contains these coding sequences:
- a CDS encoding sigma 54-interacting transcriptional regulator, translating into MLKIFLLFIAIISVLFIPAIEESINHSSESLIKNVLPEKSPDSSIILIKITSEDIERIGPWPVKRSYYALLIRNLKSLGVKKIGLEVFLSARITSQTVYDNLLESEISNAGNVVLSSVAGEIYKRNGVYFTDSLSFPTPKLLNESFETGHINFIGSKEIIVPSELISFNQVEKAFSVKLSDKTSADKNIIINFVSSWSKFKSYSLLEFFDLVNREEEAEKIFRNKIVLIGVTDSQIAPQFTSPFDNELPGLALHAFATDNILNERYFRDDLNIISSFAFVLLILLMIYLTEKFKDKSAIIYLLFFIGFIIIVFVVQEILYQKLNASYFLLGFAFTGIAQLIQLYFESKEELNISEKEKELLKSLLQKKEEELTSLKKQSEGVSRDKSDILKSEIEKLQEEINRLKENKEDLAEADELKESEAKIFFGMAYRSRQMNEVVELIKKAAPTDSTILITGESGTGKELVANAIHKLSKRAEENFVVVNCAALTETLLESELFGHVKGAFTGAVSDKQGKFEVADNGTIFLDEIGETSENFQVKLLRVLQSGDIEKVGATTSKKVNVRVIAATNKNLEKLVSEKKFREDLFYRINVININLPPLRERKEDIDIIVDYLLKQSEQKINISVAALKALNEYDWKGNVRELESVIKRAVIFASSEGRNIIQLRDLPDNITSAVKTNIEDLVIQSLRQKKFSHSAITETAKELGNINRTIVAENFRGYSFKLFVENSFDKNVTIRQIANSDEADVVKRVEQKFNLWIENLEEDINSFESKDFEMLKSKFASKYKNLPQRFHLYLDEVIKYLLNAKS; encoded by the coding sequence TTGCTCAAAATATTTTTACTTTTTATTGCAATTATTTCTGTTTTATTTATCCCTGCCATAGAGGAATCTATAAATCATTCCTCCGAAAGTCTCATTAAAAATGTTCTGCCTGAAAAGTCACCCGACTCATCAATAATTCTTATCAAAATCACAAGCGAAGATATTGAAAGAATTGGTCCATGGCCTGTGAAAAGAAGTTATTACGCTTTGCTAATCCGTAATCTTAAATCTTTGGGAGTAAAAAAAATCGGTTTGGAAGTTTTTCTTTCTGCAAGAATTACTTCACAAACAGTTTATGATAATCTCCTGGAATCAGAAATTTCAAATGCAGGAAATGTTGTACTTAGCTCCGTTGCAGGAGAAATTTATAAAAGAAACGGTGTTTACTTCACCGACTCATTGAGTTTTCCAACTCCCAAACTTCTTAATGAATCATTTGAAACAGGACATATTAATTTTATTGGTTCGAAAGAAATTATTGTTCCATCTGAACTAATAAGTTTCAATCAGGTTGAAAAAGCTTTTTCAGTTAAATTATCAGATAAAACATCTGCTGATAAAAACATAATAATAAATTTTGTTTCATCATGGAGTAAGTTCAAAAGTTATTCACTGCTTGAGTTTTTTGATTTAGTAAATCGGGAAGAGGAAGCTGAAAAAATTTTCAGAAATAAAATTGTACTGATTGGAGTAACTGATAGTCAAATTGCGCCTCAGTTTACTTCACCATTTGATAATGAATTACCGGGACTAGCACTTCACGCTTTTGCAACAGATAATATTCTTAATGAAAGATATTTCCGTGATGATTTAAATATCATTTCTTCTTTTGCATTTGTGCTATTGATTTTGCTGATGATATATCTTACTGAAAAGTTTAAAGATAAGTCAGCAATAATTTATCTGTTATTCTTTATTGGCTTCATCATAATAGTATTTGTGGTCCAGGAAATTCTTTATCAGAAATTAAATGCTTCATATTTTCTGCTCGGCTTTGCATTTACCGGAATTGCACAGTTAATTCAATTGTATTTTGAAAGTAAAGAAGAACTGAATATTTCAGAGAAGGAAAAAGAATTATTAAAATCATTATTGCAAAAAAAGGAAGAAGAACTCACATCACTTAAAAAGCAATCGGAAGGCGTAAGCAGAGATAAATCTGATATCCTGAAATCCGAAATAGAAAAACTTCAGGAAGAAATAAACCGGCTTAAAGAAAACAAAGAGGATTTAGCCGAAGCTGATGAATTAAAGGAAAGTGAAGCAAAAATATTTTTTGGAATGGCATATAGGTCAAGGCAAATGAATGAAGTAGTTGAGTTGATAAAAAAGGCTGCACCGACCGATTCAACAATTTTAATTACTGGTGAAAGCGGCACGGGTAAAGAGCTTGTTGCAAATGCAATTCATAAGCTTAGCAAGCGAGCGGAAGAAAATTTTGTTGTTGTTAACTGCGCAGCTTTAACAGAAACTTTGTTAGAAAGTGAATTATTCGGTCATGTTAAAGGAGCTTTCACAGGTGCTGTTTCAGACAAACAGGGTAAGTTTGAAGTAGCTGACAACGGTACAATTTTTCTGGATGAGATTGGTGAAACATCAGAAAATTTTCAGGTGAAACTGTTGAGAGTTCTTCAATCAGGTGATATTGAAAAGGTTGGCGCTACTACATCGAAAAAAGTTAATGTAAGAGTAATTGCAGCAACAAATAAAAATCTTGAGAAGCTTGTAAGTGAGAAAAAATTTCGTGAGGATTTGTTCTACAGAATTAATGTTATAAATATTAACCTTCCACCGCTTCGTGAGCGCAAAGAAGACATTGATATAATAGTTGATTATTTGTTAAAGCAGTCTGAACAGAAGATTAATATTTCAGTTGCGGCACTAAAAGCTCTTAATGAATATGACTGGAAAGGAAATGTTAGAGAACTTGAATCAGTCATTAAACGTGCAGTCATCTTTGCTTCGTCGGAAGGAAGGAATATTATTCAACTCAGAGATTTGCCTGATAACATAACCAGTGCAGTAAAAACGAATATTGAAGATTTGGTAATTCAGAGTCTGAGACAAAAGAAATTTTCTCACTCAGCCATAACTGAAACAGCAAAGGAATTGGGAAACATTAATCGAACAATTGTTGCAGAAAATTTTCGTGGTTATTCTTTTAAACTTTTTGTAGAAAATAGTTTCGATAAGAATGTTACAATAAGGCAAATTGCAAATAGTGATGAAGCTGATGTAGTAAAAAGAGTTGAACAGAAGTTTAACCTGTGGATTGAAAATCTGGAAGAAGATATCAATTCGTTTGAATCAAAAGACTTTGAAATGCTCAAATCTAAATTTGCATCAAAGTATAAAAACCTTCCACAAAGGTTTCATCTTTATCTTGATGAAGTGATTAAGTATTTGCTAAATGCAAAATCCTGA
- a CDS encoding glucosyl transferase, whose translation MLILSFYKSINQFNNHSVIQPFIQPFIHSITQPFLRSVELFLFLSMTILLFGCKQTTEPKLEAELKLELEDVSCTEAWIKLTTTNLQLPATVNLLQDGNLSETIKLLGADTLLYVDSLLPNQSYRFRTIIQLPNQSITNSSNELTVTTMDTTSHDFSWQSWEFGQHSSSALYVVAIIDENNIWAVGEIYMLDSLGRPDPNAYNAVHWDGTKWELKRIYFYTFCGQQSMGSYPTKSIFAFGPNDIWIGMDGSQVVRWNGQSQSEPICTPVSINKLWGSSSEDLYAVGNNGNIAHWDGRKWTKIESGTTVNLKSVSGNDNDLFITGYSLDQSESVLLRLTNYQTRTVWYNNNINGIDPYGNIIYSSKVIDNNLFLSSNRGIYRETIGINNQTKYLFPIPRRVYRITGEKSNDVYTVGTSSSINHYNGINKREVYIDFTSTSALYGADSKLNTIVGVGTKVENAIYHKAIIIVGKRN comes from the coding sequence ATGCTAATATTATCCTTTTATAAGTCAATCAATCAATTTAATAATCATTCAGTCATTCAACCATTCATTCAGCCATTCATTCATTCAATCACTCAACCATTTCTACGCTCTGTTGAGTTATTCCTTTTTTTAAGTATGACTATACTGCTATTTGGTTGCAAGCAAACCACAGAGCCAAAGCTTGAGGCAGAGCTTAAACTTGAACTTGAAGATGTAAGTTGCACAGAAGCTTGGATAAAACTGACAACCACAAATCTCCAATTGCCAGCAACAGTAAATCTGCTGCAAGACGGTAATCTTTCTGAAACAATCAAACTGTTGGGTGCAGACACATTACTCTATGTTGATTCCCTGCTGCCAAATCAGAGTTACAGATTCAGAACAATCATACAGTTACCAAATCAATCAATAACAAATTCAAGCAATGAGCTTACGGTAACTACGATGGACACCACAAGCCACGACTTTAGCTGGCAGAGCTGGGAGTTTGGGCAGCACAGCAGCAGTGCATTGTATGTTGTAGCGATAATAGATGAAAACAACATCTGGGCAGTGGGAGAGATATATATGCTTGACTCACTTGGCAGACCTGACCCGAACGCATACAACGCAGTCCACTGGGATGGAACTAAGTGGGAGTTGAAGAGGATATATTTTTATACTTTTTGTGGTCAACAAAGTATGGGTTCTTATCCCACAAAATCAATTTTTGCTTTCGGACCGAATGATATTTGGATTGGAATGGATGGTTCTCAAGTGGTAAGATGGAATGGGCAAAGCCAATCAGAGCCAATTTGTACACCAGTATCAATCAACAAACTCTGGGGCAGCAGTAGTGAGGATTTATATGCGGTAGGCAACAATGGCAACATAGCGCACTGGGATGGGCGTAAATGGACGAAGATAGAGAGCGGGACAACTGTGAACTTAAAGTCTGTATCCGGAAATGATAATGATTTGTTTATTACTGGCTACTCTTTAGATCAGAGTGAGAGTGTGCTGTTGAGACTAACAAATTATCAAACAAGAACAGTTTGGTATAATAATAATATAAATGGCATCGATCCATACGGAAACATAATATACAGTTCAAAAGTAATAGACAATAATTTATTTCTTTCAAGTAACAGAGGCATATATAGAGAAACCATAGGAATAAATAATCAGACAAAATATTTATTTCCAATACCTCGACGAGTATATCGGATAACGGGAGAAAAGTCAAATGATGTTTATACGGTTGGTACAAGCTCAAGCATTAATCATTACAATGGAATAAATAAAAGAGAAGTATATATAGACTTCACATCAACATCAGCATTGTATGGTGCTGATTCAAAACTGAATACTATAGTAGGAGTCGGAACAAAGGTGGAGAATGCAATATATCATAAAGCAATTATAATAGTTGGAAAAAGAAATTGA
- the murI gene encoding glutamate racemase encodes MEKEKPIGVFDSGIGGLTVVKRLMSVLPKESIVYFGDTARVPYGSKSNETVIEYSVQNTKFLLKKNVKAVVVACNTASSIALNELRKQFDVPVIGMIEPGAEMAVNQTKNKKIGVIGTRATITNKAYSKAITEINPDIEVFEKACPLFVPLAEEGWINHKATYEIAEEYLKELRDKEIDTLVLGCTHYPILADVIQDVIGKNVKLIDSGVASSEVVREELRRIGLETNSAVPGNAFFYVSDIPTTFKQVAELFLGKEIKEVVKVDVSELGK; translated from the coding sequence ATGGAAAAAGAAAAGCCGATTGGAGTTTTTGATTCGGGCATCGGCGGATTAACTGTTGTTAAAAGACTTATGTCGGTTTTGCCGAAAGAAAGTATAGTTTATTTTGGCGATACTGCAAGAGTGCCTTATGGTTCAAAATCGAATGAAACGGTCATTGAATATTCAGTTCAGAATACAAAGTTTTTACTTAAGAAAAATGTAAAAGCAGTTGTAGTTGCCTGCAACACAGCATCATCAATTGCACTGAACGAATTAAGAAAACAATTTGATGTTCCTGTAATTGGCATGATTGAGCCGGGCGCTGAAATGGCTGTTAATCAGACAAAGAATAAAAAGATTGGTGTTATCGGAACAAGAGCAACAATCACAAATAAAGCTTATTCAAAAGCTATTACAGAAATTAATCCTGATATAGAAGTTTTTGAAAAAGCTTGTCCTTTATTTGTTCCACTTGCTGAAGAAGGTTGGATAAATCACAAAGCTACTTATGAAATTGCAGAGGAATATTTAAAAGAACTAAGAGATAAAGAGATTGATACACTTGTGCTTGGTTGCACACACTATCCTATTCTCGCTGATGTAATTCAGGATGTAATTGGAAAAAATGTTAAGCTTATTGATTCAGGAGTTGCATCATCAGAAGTTGTGAGAGAGGAACTCAGAAGAATCGGATTGGAAACGAATTCTGCTGTTCCTGGGAATGCATTCTTTTATGTAAGTGATATTCCAACAACCTTTAAGCAGGTAGCGGAATTATTTCTTGGAAAGGAAATAAAGGAAGTTGTAAAAGTTGATGTATCAGAACTTGGAAAGTGA